A single Triticum dicoccoides isolate Atlit2015 ecotype Zavitan chromosome 2A, WEW_v2.0, whole genome shotgun sequence DNA region contains:
- the LOC119352125 gene encoding uncharacterized protein LOC119352125, with amino-acid sequence MVNHERVMYLNPRLQAPQHAIMCFSPAGACLMCGRKLVDEIFRFCSLGCKLEGIVSDPNLTFILDPECKWEYSDSDSTEEEEDGGHLPGPSNSQPIGGTSYLRQPRKGVCGPPQQAPFY; translated from the exons ATGGTCAACCACGAGAGGGTGATGTACCTCAACCCGAGGCTGCAGGCGCCGCAGCACGCCATCATGTGCTTCAGCCCCGCCGGCGCATGCCTGATGTGCGGCCGGAAACTCGTCGACGAAATCTTCCGCTTCTGCTCCCTCGGCTGTAAG cttgaaggaatCGTGTCTGATCCCAACTTGACATTCATTCTTGATCCGGAATGCAAGTGGGAATACTCAGACTCAGACtctaccgaagaagaagaagacggcggCCATCTGCCAGGCCCTAGCAACTCTCAGCCAATTGGAGGGACTAGTTACCTCCGCCAGCCAAGGAAGGGCGTCTGTGGCCCACCTCAACAGGCGCCCTTCTACTGA